The DNA region CGCAGTCGCCGGCGATGACCGCGTGCGCGGCGAAGCGCAACGCCTGCTGGCTGGCGCTGCACTGGCGGTCGATGGTGCTGGCGGGCACCGATTCCGGGAACCCGGCCGCCAGCGAGGCGCGCCGGGTGACATTGGTGGCCTGTTCGCCGACCTGGCTGACCACGCCGCCGATGACCTCGTCGATCAGGGCCGGATCGATCCCGGCCTGATCGATGACGGCGCGCAGGCTGTGCGCCATCAGATCCACCGGGTGCACGCCGTCGAGCGCGCCGCCCTGCTTACCGCGTCCGATCGGGGTGCGCACCGCCGCGACGATGACCGCGTCGCGCATCACGGGATCCCCAGCACGCGGCGCATGGTGGCCAGTTTGGCCGAGGTCTCGGCGAATTCGTCGTCGATGCGGCTGCGCGACACCACGCCGCCGCCGGCCCGCAGCGTCAGATCGCTACGGTGGGAATCCAATTCGAGTCCGCGCAGCGCCATGTGGAACTCGCAGTCGCCGGTGCTGTCGAGCCAGCCCACCAGGCCGCCGTAGTAGGCGCGCGCGGGTTCGTAGTCGGCGATCATGCGGCGCGACAGCGCCTGCGGCACCCCGCAGACCGCGGGGGAGGGGTGCAGGGCCGCGACCAGGTCGGTCACCGGCGTCTCGGGGTCGATCAGGCGGGCGGTGATGGGAGTTCCCAAGTGCCACACGCCCGGAGCCTTCACCAGTTCCGGGTCGCCGGGATAGTCGAGGTCGGGGCAGAAGGCGGCCAGGCCCTTGACCATGAAATCGACCAGGTGCCGGTGCTCGGCCAGGTACTTGTCGTCGAACAGGATGGCGCGGGCGCGCTCCTTGTCCTCGGAGTCGGGCAGGCGGGTGTCGCGCAGCACTGTGCCGGCCAGCGGCGTCATGGTGATGGTGGCACCGGACTTGGCCAGGAACAGTTCCGGGCTCGCGCCCATGGTGTACACGCCGGGGTGGTCGAGGTGCTCGACGAAGTAGCTGCGCGCGTTCGGGTAGAGCTCCGCGAACCGCTCGAACAGCGCGTGCGGGTCGACGACGCCGTCGTAGAAATAGCGTTCGCAGCGCGAGATGACGATCTTCTCGAGGTCCGTGCCGGGCGCCCGCAGCTGCGTCAGG from Nocardia tengchongensis includes:
- a CDS encoding isochorismate synthase MenF — its product is MDGPLICYDNLAEAEAAVRAGAYGNLVAGAIPFDTELAGSSLYLGWRNDARTRPGAGAHPEFRCDIEFNDAAIANYLRLIDDALTQLRAPGTDLEKIVISRCERYFYDGVVDPHALFERFAELYPNARSYFVEHLDHPGVYTMGASPELFLAKSGATITMTPLAGTVLRDTRLPDSEDKERARAILFDDKYLAEHRHLVDFMVKGLAAFCPDLDYPGDPELVKAPGVWHLGTPITARLIDPETPVTDLVAALHPSPAVCGVPQALSRRMIADYEPARAYYGGLVGWLDSTGDCEFHMALRGLELDSHRSDLTLRAGGGVVSRSRIDDEFAETSAKLATMRRVLGIP